GGCGGCGGTTCAGGCCTGCTGCGCGAGCCGCAGCTTCTCGAGACGATACTCAAAGAGATCAAAAGGTCCATCACTATACCGCTGACGCTCAAGCTGCGGACCGGCTATACGGAATCGACCATCAACGTTGTCGATGTTGCGAAAATGGCAGAGCAGTGCGGCGTCGAACACATACAGGTTCACGGGCGAACGCGCGAACAGGGCTATAAGGGGCTCGCCAATTGGGATGTTATACGGCAGGTCAAAGAAGCAGTGAGTATTCCGGTGTCGGGAAATGGTGACATTACGACCATCGAATACGGCATGCAGAAATGGCGTGAATCGGGTGTTGACGGCATCTTGATCGGCCGCGGTGCGATGCAGAATCCGTGGATATTTCGCCAGTTCGAGGACGTGTTAGCGGGCCGCGAACCGTATCAGCCCGATGTTATCGAAAAGAAGGACGTTCTACTTGAGTTTTTCTCAATGTGCCGCGAGGAAATGCCGGAGATCGTAGCTTTGGGCAAAATGAAGCAGCTCGCGGGGCAGTTCACGAAAGGGCTCGTTGGCGGTGCGCAGTTTCGCCAAACTCTTTACCATTCACATTCTGCCGAAGAAATACTCGACAATATTCAAACCTATTTCGATACGCTGGATCAACGCTCGACATTCGGGGACGGCGTTGTAGAGGCAGATGCAGATCTCGAGTTCACATCCTGTGAGGCACCCGAACTGATCGAAACGGCATCTGTTTGAAGTAATATGAGGTTTATTTTTTCAACGGCGGTGGTGTTAGCTATTTTCGCATTTGCAGCCCTGGAAGCCGATGCTCAAACCGGCGAGCCCGGACCGATCAAATCTTCGCCCGCCTACGCCGAGATACTGCTTCGCAAGACTGAACTGATGTCTGAGATCGCTGCGGTTGCGCCCGATTACACGGACACGAATCCGCGAATACTCGACCTGCGAAATGAACTTGCCGCCATCGATCGGCTACTACTCCGTGTTTTCGCGGTGCCGCCGGCAGATACCGCAAGACTCACTCAAGCTCTGGGAAAACTGATCCTCAAGCAAGCGGCATTGGAAGCGGACCTTGCCCGCTTGTCGCGTGCCTATGCCGCAGAGCACCCCGAAGTAAAACGAGCAAAGCGACGCCTTGATGCTTTCGATGCCGCCGTCAAGGAAATACTCAAATAAAAAAGCCGCCCGGCGAGAGCGGCTTTACAAAAGCAATTTCCAAAGATTTCAGTTTCCTTCTTTTGTTTTTCGTTCGTCAGCGAAAAGTATCGGCGAAACTGTAGGACGATATGTGTCGCTGATCTTGATGTAGGCGTCTTCGCGGAGTTTTGCCATGAACTTCTTCTGCTCTTCCGGGGCCTTTTCGTTCATCATCGCCATGCGTACGGCGTTCTCATCGAAAAACGACTCGCTGCTGGCTTCCTCGCGGCCGTCAACGCGGAGAATGACGAGCCCCATCTTATCGACCTCGAAAGGTTCAGTGTAGCTCCCGATCTTTACGCCCTTTAACGGCGTTGCCACAACTTCCATCAACTCGCTCACTGGCAAACGCTCTGCCTTTCCGCTGCCTTGCGTCAAAAGGCCGGGATCGCCTGACTCTTTTGCGATCTTGTCGAAATCTCCGCCGTTCTTCAACTGCTCCATTATCTGACGAGCCTTGGTCTTGACATCAGCTTCGTTTCGTCCCGCATAGCCGAGGAACAGTTCACTGACAGATACCATTTCAGGCTTAGTGAAGCGGGATTTGTTCTTTTCGAAATAATCGCGGATATCCTTTGCGCTTGGCTGCCAGTAGAGTTTCATGGTCACCTCACGCTGGATAACGCGGTCCCTGGTCGCCTGCTTTCGCCACGTTTCACGGAGGTCTTTCGGATCAATATTGCTCTTTTCCATCTCCGCGTAGAGTGCCTCGACGGTCCTTAGGCCATATTGCTTCATGATCTCGAGAAACCGCTGGTTCAGGTTTGCCTCGATCTCGTTCTCGATACCAAGTTCTTTCGAGCGTTGGATCAAAAGTTCTTCGTTTATCAGATTGGCGATCAATTCACCCTGCTTTTCATCGACCAAGCGTTGTGCTTCCTCACGTGTTTTGCCCTCGGCGACGTAGCTGTCAACGATCATTCTAAGTTCGCGTTTGACGCGCGAAAGGGTAATTACGCCGTCGTTGACCTGCGCGATCACCTCATCAATGACCCGGACCTCAGTTTCCTGAGCCGATGTCGAAAGGGCAGCGCCGAACAATAGAACCAGAGAGCACGTCAGAACCGTAAAATGATGCCTAAAAAGTTTCATACAAAAAGATCCGCCAAAGCCGTAAAGATCAAAAAAAGCGTCGAAGCTTTGATGCGTTTGCGGCCCCGTGAGTTTGTCGCGGCGTCCCGGCCTCAGAGAAAGCGGGAAAGTGCGCGGATTCGCAATTTTCTTATGTTAGCAGGTTTCTGCGCCCGATTCACCAAACGCGATGCTCAAAAGGTGCGAAAAATGCGGTCTCAACAGCCCATCTGCGGCGAGCGTTTGCGTTCGCTGCAGGAGCGAATTTCCATTGACCGCAAAGCCTGAACGTCCTCTTCGGCGCGTTGTGATCCGATCCGCTATTTGTGCGGTCGTGTGCGTTGCGGCCGTACTTTCGTTCTACGTTTCGCTGCTGGCCTCGTCAAATTCGCTGTCGATCGAGGAAAAACATATAGTCCGGCGTGCCATTAACGTTCTGCGAGAAAAGGGCTTTACACGCGAAGTATCGATGCTGGAGCGTTTCACGTCTTTCCGCTCGGACGACCATTGGCTCAACGCATCGGTCCCGAAAGAGAATGCCTTTGCGGCGACAAATTTTCCGTTTCAGATAATGACGCTGTATCCCGACTTTTTTGCCTACCCTAAGGACGACATCGAGCGTGCAGCAATACTCCTACACGAAGCTCGCCATCTTTTGGGAATGAACGAAGCAGAGGCATATGAATACGTTTGGCTGAACCGCGAGCAGCTGGGGTGGACACGCCGAGACTATTTTGCATCGCCCGTATGGATGAACGTGCGTTCGCAGACGAGAGAATACGCTCCGCATCTTTTTAACTGTCACGGCAAAGAATATTACGACTGCACAGAATGATCCTCAGCGATCGCCCGCAGAGCGTCGAAAGCGGTCTTAATAGGATCAGCGGTCAGCACGGGAAGGCGAAGTATGCCGCCCGGCGAAAATGCCGCTCCGGTTACCTCGCCGAGCAGCGACATAAGTTTGTCGGGCGATACGCGGGCCGATTCACCGAGCTTGATCGCGACGCCGTCCGCGGTTTTGTCAACGGAAACGATCCCGATCTTTTCGGCGAGCTTCCGCAGGCGTCCGTAATCGAAAAGCCGTTCGACGGAATGCGGAATGCGGCCGTAGCGGTCGGCGATCTCGTCGTGTATCGCCGCCAGCTCTGCATCGGTTTCGGCTGACGCAATCCGTTTGTAGGTTCGCAGCCGCTGGGCCGCTTCTACGATGTAGTCTTTCGGGATCGAGACATCCACACCGAGATTTATCGAAACGCTGATCTCGTCCGCGATCGCGTCACCGCGGATCTCGGCTATGGTACGCTCCAGCATTTTTGTGTACAGGTCAAAGCCCAGCGCATCGAGGTGGCCAGATTGTTGTCCGCCGAGTATGTTTCCTGCCCCTCGAAGTTCCAGATCGAGCGCCGCAAGGCGGAATCCCGCACCGAGATCTGAAAATTCGCGTATTGCACTCAACCGCCGACGTGCGATCGGCGTCAGCTCTAACTCGCTCGGGATCAATAGGTACGCGTACGCCCGACGGTTCGACCGCCCAACGCGGCCGCGGAGTTGATAAAGCTGCGAGAGGCCGTAGTTGTCGGCGCGGTTGATGATGATGGTGTTTGCACGCGGGATGTCGATGCCGTTCTCGATTATCGTCGTTGCAACAAGTATATCGTATTTGTAGTCGATGAAATCGAGCATCACCTGCTCCATTTCCTTCTCATTCATTTGTCCGTGGCCGATGGCGACGCGCGCATCGGGGACTATCTTTTGGATCAGGGCCGCGATGGCCTGTATCGACTCGACGCGGTTGTGAATGAAAAACACCTGGCCGTTGCGAGACATCTCCAACTCTATAGCCGAA
This sequence is a window from Acidobacteriota bacterium. Protein-coding genes within it:
- the dusB gene encoding tRNA dihydrouridine synthase DusB — its product is MRSFFIRDIQIDPPLILSPMAGVTDYTFRRLIKRRGGVGLVVSEFISVEGLTRNNPKSKRQMRFDEEERPFAVQIFGGRPERMAMGAEMAQEVGADILDVNCGCPAPKVVKNGGGSGLLREPQLLETILKEIKRSITIPLTLKLRTGYTESTINVVDVAKMAEQCGVEHIQVHGRTREQGYKGLANWDVIRQVKEAVSIPVSGNGDITTIEYGMQKWRESGVDGILIGRGAMQNPWIFRQFEDVLAGREPYQPDVIEKKDVLLEFFSMCREEMPEIVALGKMKQLAGQFTKGLVGGAQFRQTLYHSHSAEEILDNIQTYFDTLDQRSTFGDGVVEADADLEFTSCEAPELIETASV
- a CDS encoding peptidyl-prolyl cis-trans isomerase, which encodes MKLFRHHFTVLTCSLVLLFGAALSTSAQETEVRVIDEVIAQVNDGVITLSRVKRELRMIVDSYVAEGKTREEAQRLVDEKQGELIANLINEELLIQRSKELGIENEIEANLNQRFLEIMKQYGLRTVEALYAEMEKSNIDPKDLRETWRKQATRDRVIQREVTMKLYWQPSAKDIRDYFEKNKSRFTKPEMVSVSELFLGYAGRNEADVKTKARQIMEQLKNGGDFDKIAKESGDPGLLTQGSGKAERLPVSELMEVVATPLKGVKIGSYTEPFEVDKMGLVILRVDGREEASSESFFDENAVRMAMMNEKAPEEQKKFMAKLREDAYIKISDTYRPTVSPILFADERKTKEGN